The nucleotide sequence CCAGACGTGACAATGGATTATCGGTTTTCAAGGAACCTGGTTCAGCCACGGATGAGTCAGCGGAGGGTGTCTGAGAATTCGGCTCAACGGTCGGCTCACGGGCAGGCGGTTGTGCCGGACGACTTCCTTGACCGGACACAGGTCCGTCGATTGTTTCAGCTAAGGGATTTGACGTCGCGGAGACTGTCGTCTCGTCCGTCCGCCGTGCATCGCTTCCCGGAGAATTGGCGCCGGACTTGAGAGCATAGAGCCGATTCTGACTGGCCACATAGAGTGTGTCGTTCGCCACAATCGGCGTCGTCCGGATTGACTTGTCGAAGCGATTCTCAGCGAGAACCCGATGAGTCTTTGATAGTTCGAAGACCACAACATCCCCACCCACGTCGCAGATGTAGACTTTGTCCTCCACGATTAACGGAGAAGACTGGACGGGCGAAAACATGTCGTGAGTCCAGTAAACAACTGGCTTACCCTCGTTAACTTGCTTCGCATCCAGGCAGTGCACAACGCCTGACAGGTCGGGCACAATCAGCAGATCATTCTTAATCGCAACACTGCTGACCGTACGATGCAGGATCTCTTCAAATTCAATCTTCCGATTCTCGTTACCGTCGCTTTGGTCGTACTGCCATCGCAGGGCCGAGTTGGGATTCGGAATTGCCTGGTGTCCCTGCGTGGGATCAATGGCCGCCAGCCGTTGTGGGGGGACTTCCTTCCCTTCAGAGTCGACCGCCAGTTCAATGCTGACGTCCCCTTCACGGGTCGGATCGATGCAGTACAGCATCCCCGCTCCGTCACTGCTTTCCTGGTCTTCCCCCATCCCGATATAGAGATAGCCATCGTAGAATACCGGCGTCGCCACAATCGGATTACGGATCTGATCAGTCCCGCCGACATTGACCGAGTATTGGACCGCTTTGGGATTTCCATCAAATTTCCAGAGGAGTTTGGCTCGCCCCAATCCGTCTCCTGCCGGGTCAAAGCTGTAGATCCATCCGTCGCCCCCGGCCATGACCACCTGGTCTCGTCCCCCTGCATGGAAGATGCAGGGACTTGACCATTGGCCGTGCAGGATGTTTCCTCCCGGCGAACTGTCGGACCAGATCAGTTCGCCAGTCGACTTGTTCAGGCAGATGAAACTGGGTGCCTTAGCGGTCGGAATGCTCAGATGATTCGAATCCACGCCGTTACCCGTGATGACAAAGCAATATTCCCCCAGGCACGTGATCGAGCAGGAACTATGCTTGTGAGGGGTCACTCCCAACTGCGTCATCATGTCGAAGTGCCAGACAATGTCGTCCTCGTCCCGATTCTTATTGCTCTCGGACTTATACGGTCCATCGTTCTGGGCATCGTGGAACCCTTCCGTATCGAGACAGACGACTTCCGCACGTCCCGTCACGTACCAGAGGCGATTCCCCTCGCAATAGGGCGTTGAACAGTTCCCCAAACTGGCGACGAAGTTGCTTCGCCCCGTTGCCAGCATCAGCGTGGACGCCTGCCACAGGAATGCGCCCGTCTTTTCTTCAAACGCAATCAACGCCCCCAGATTCATCTGAGAGGGATAGCGCTTCACGTATCCGTGAGTATTGTTCGTTCCGACAAAAATTTTGCCATTCGCGACGACAGGACTTCCGTTCGTCTGCGAGCCAAGCGGCACCGACCACAGGACATTCTCTCCTGTGCGGACATCCCAGTGAACGGGGATAGCTGTCCCGGCAGGAGTATTGTTTCGTCGAGACGAGCCACCCCATTGAGGCCAGTCGAGGGGACCGACTCTCATCGACTCCAGACTCTCCAGTACATCCCGGGTGGGATCAAACTTCTCGTCAGCCGCAGCGTGCTGGAACAGGACGAGACACGCGACAACTGCGGTGATCATTGAATGGAAACTTGACATGACAACCTCAATTGTGCTTCGAATCGGTGAATTCAGCGTCGTCCGCCAGTATCGCCTCGAGCAGTTCGACCAGCTCTTCGACAGCGTCCAGTTCCGAAGCGGTGTCGTTCCAGTGCGGCAGAACGGACACAGTCCTGGCTTCCTTTTGTAATTCGCTCGCTCCGGCCGCATCGATACCGTCGAGTTGCTGGTGGTCGTTACCAACCGACGTCATTGGCGAATCGGTCGGGGTGAAGAGATTCCACGTTCCCCAGGCAGCGAGCGTGCAAAATCCC is from Schlesneria sp. DSM 10557 and encodes:
- a CDS encoding PQQ-binding-like beta-propeller repeat protein, with the protein product MSSFHSMITAVVACLVLFQHAAADEKFDPTRDVLESLESMRVGPLDWPQWGGSSRRNNTPAGTAIPVHWDVRTGENVLWSVPLGSQTNGSPVVANGKIFVGTNNTHGYVKRYPSQMNLGALIAFEEKTGAFLWQASTLMLATGRSNFVASLGNCSTPYCEGNRLWYVTGRAEVVCLDTEGFHDAQNDGPYKSESNKNRDEDDIVWHFDMMTQLGVTPHKHSSCSITCLGEYCFVITGNGVDSNHLSIPTAKAPSFICLNKSTGELIWSDSSPGGNILHGQWSSPCIFHAGGRDQVVMAGGDGWIYSFDPAGDGLGRAKLLWKFDGNPKAVQYSVNVGGTDQIRNPIVATPVFYDGYLYIGMGEDQESSDGAGMLYCIDPTREGDVSIELAVDSEGKEVPPQRLAAIDPTQGHQAIPNPNSALRWQYDQSDGNENRKIEFEEILHRTVSSVAIKNDLLIVPDLSGVVHCLDAKQVNEGKPVVYWTHDMFSPVQSSPLIVEDKVYICDVGGDVVVFELSKTHRVLAENRFDKSIRTTPIVANDTLYVASQNRLYALKSGANSPGSDARRTDETTVSATSNPLAETIDGPVSGQGSRPAQPPAREPTVEPNSQTPSADSSVAEPGSLKTDNPLSRLESADVLLVETKDGIAAYSSSLGKWDTLTVANPDDGSSRLKKATLSDVFASVVINRQIFGYSSKIGRWAMLRLPPEIVRDAEPVHLRNTLSVKIGDQIYVLSSRSGEWTSPDVVQPDSVQGGPELVAPGDAQKKLRLALDSAEVRRLQDEVAKYESRSTRQAEQIRQMLKVSPVGTPESDAIQDARQALEETLAKALDLKTQIEQSRLREMQARLSRMEEQLEQRKAQRTQIVKRRATELIEGEETRWSDPKSVPSVARSSSVRGSFSSSTLNRSAPILVTPKSEENSAKATSGRDNSTPASTPLRGEPVTRISAKPLEKKPNEFFSLSRDGSELKLLYQFEGHPLVGSPAVSHDGQWVAFDAAPLGNSDDMQIFVMPIDGGPPKRICSGQMPTWFPFGRYLLCTRQEPRSGIWRVDRESQERTFIRPGSGGQMSPDGTKVAVTFSPELTVLDLTPGTNRTIIGGRSNPFIHIVSNGTWSPDGKSFCFVGVRSNGARDICTTTMTGIDDIADLKVHHTFRQNVMTDFAWHPAGDRIVFSGVCSARKGLKQLYEFDPDKPGSVELVPGQDPTRNNFDMSWTPDGQRLIYLSGDYCDD